DNA from Pelobacter propionicus DSM 2379:
CACGGGAAATTAGTGTCCCTCACATCCTAGATCAGGCCGTAGGATTTCATGACAGCGCACAGGGTGGCCCGGCTGGCGTCGCCCAGGGGAGCCAGCGGCAGGCGCAACTCTTCGGCGCACAGCCCCATCAGGGCAGCGGCTGTCTTGACCGGCACCGGGTTGGTTTCTATGAACATGGCGTTGCTGATGTTGAGCAAACTCAGGTGCAGACGGCGGGCCTCGTCCATGTCGCCTTCATAAAAGGCATCCACCAGCCGGGCAACCTCCCGCGGCATGATGTTGGCGACAACGGAGATGACCCCTGTTGCGCCGCAGGCCATCATGGGAAAGGTGATGAAGTCGTCGCCCGAGATGACGTCGATCTTGTCACCGCACATCTCCATCAGTTCGGAGGCCTGCTGCAAAGAACCTGTCGCCTCCTTGATGGCCACGATGCTGTCGTGTTCCGCCAGGCGCGCCACGGTCTGGGGGAGCATGTTGACCCCGGTGCGCCCCGGCACGTTGTAGAGCACCTGCGGGATGTCCACGGCATCGGCGATCGCCCTGAAGTGACGGTAGAGCCCTTCCTGGGATGGCTTGTTGTAGTAGGGAGAAACCAGCAGGACGCCGTCGGCCCCCAACTTCTTTGCCTTGCGGCTGAGCTCGATGGCTTCGGTCGTCGAGTTGGAGCCGGTGCCGGCGATGACCGGCACCCGCCCGTTTACCTGCTGGATGACTATTTCGATCACCCTCATGTGTTCGTCATAGTCCAGGGTCGAGGCCTCACCGGTGGTACCGCATGGCGAAATACCATCGGTCCCGTTCTCGATCTGGTAGTCCACCATCCGGCGCAGCGTTTCTTCATCAACGGCGCCGTCCCTGAACGGCGTAACCAGGGCAACAATACTTCCTTTGAACATGGCATGCTCCTCCGCATACACCTGCATAGCCTTACAGAAAAGAGACCGATCGCGCCCATGCGGACGGACAGCCCCCCTCTCCTCCTGCGTCCAGCCCCGACCACGCCGTCCCTGGCAGCGCCACGGCAGCGGGCCTCAGGCTGCACCATTTGTCCCTGAAAAGCGCGGACAGCGGCGAAACAAGGAGCCGAAACAGGCGAACAAAAACCCAAAAAGTGGATATTTCTAGCACGGGAGGCGCAAAAAGTCAAAACTCAATGCGGCTTGCGCGGCTAGCGGGCGGCCTGGCTGCCTCTTCCAGCCAGCAGCGCATTTAGAACGTATTGATGCGGTGGATAAAGGCCAGCAGCAACCCGTAGTGGTGGTGGTCGAAGAGCAGGGAGATGCGCGGCAGGTTCGCCAGGTCCGGCTCATCGTTCTCCTCCGGGAACAGGCCGCAGCAGCGGATACGATCCCCCTCCCTGACCAGTTCGGAAAACTCGTCCTCCAGAATGGCGATCTGTTCGGGGGCAAGGGGCTTGTTCAGGCGGATGACAAGCCGGTTATCGATGAAGCGCAGGGAATGGAAGGTACGGTAGAAGTTCTCGATCACCGCCACCGCCTCATCCACGCTCTTGGTGATGGTAAAGATGGAGAAGTCCTCACCGGAGATGAAGCCCTTCACCAGCAGGCTCTCCTTGACGAAGTCGAAGAACTGCTCCCAGTAGCCGTCCTGATCGTCAATGAGAATCAGCGGCTTCGGCGACGTCTTTCCGGTCTGGATGAGGGTGAACACCTCCATGGCCTCGTCCAGGGTGCCGAACCCCCCGGGAAAGACGGCCATGGCGTTGGCCTCCTTGACGAAGGCCACCTTGCGGTTGAAGAAGTACTTGTAGGTTATCAGGCGCTTGTTGCGGTACATGATCGGGTTGGGCGCCTGTTCAAAGGGGAGCCGGATGTTGACGGCAAAGGAGTTCTCGCTGCCGGCCCCCTCGTTGCCGGCCTGCATGATTCCGGGACCGCCGCCGGTGATGATCATGTAGCCCCGCTCAGCCAGCTTCCGGCTGAAATCGACGCATTTCCGGTACATCTCGTTATCCGGTTCGGTGCGGGCCGAGCCGAATATGGTGACCTTCTTCCGGTCGCGATAGGGG
Protein-coding regions in this window:
- a CDS encoding LOG family protein, whose protein sequence is MELSFSRANADVDQIISHLLEVSGDIRQPALIREMLLAVLKVGQEVDYLADLKLINRTLREMRFTTKVFGPYRDRKKVTIFGSARTEPDNEMYRKCVDFSRKLAERGYMIITGGGPGIMQAGNEGAGSENSFAVNIRLPFEQAPNPIMYRNKRLITYKYFFNRKVAFVKEANAMAVFPGGFGTLDEAMEVFTLIQTGKTSPKPLILIDDQDGYWEQFFDFVKESLLVKGFISGEDFSIFTITKSVDEAVAVIENFYRTFHSLRFIDNRLVIRLNKPLAPEQIAILEDEFSELVREGDRIRCCGLFPEENDEPDLANLPRISLLFDHHHYGLLLAFIHRINTF
- the dapA gene encoding 4-hydroxy-tetrahydrodipicolinate synthase, with amino-acid sequence MFKGSIVALVTPFRDGAVDEETLRRMVDYQIENGTDGISPCGTTGEASTLDYDEHMRVIEIVIQQVNGRVPVIAGTGSNSTTEAIELSRKAKKLGADGVLLVSPYYNKPSQEGLYRHFRAIADAVDIPQVLYNVPGRTGVNMLPQTVARLAEHDSIVAIKEATGSLQQASELMEMCGDKIDVISGDDFITFPMMACGATGVISVVANIMPREVARLVDAFYEGDMDEARRLHLSLLNISNAMFIETNPVPVKTAAALMGLCAEELRLPLAPLGDASRATLCAVMKSYGLI